One genomic region from Rickettsiales bacterium encodes:
- the nuoF gene encoding NADH-quinone oxidoreductase subunit NuoF, translated as MLKEEDRIFTNLHGLKGLGISVAKERGDWSETAKVLSKGREWIVEQVKASGLRGRGGAGFSTGMKWSFMPKDSAKPHYLVVNADESEPGACKDREILRHEPHKLLEGCVIGSFAIGANDCYIYVRGEFYHEAKALQKAIDEAYADGKIGKNACGSGYDVDVYLHRGAGAYICGEETALLESLEGKKGMPRIKPPFPAGVGLYGCPTTINNVESIAVIPTILRRGASWFATLGKPNNTGTKIFSISGHVNKPCNVEEEMSIPLKELIEKHAGGVIGGWDNLLAVIPGGASVPMIPKEICDTVLMDFDSLRAVQSGLGTASVIVMNKSTDLIYAIARLSKFYMHESCGQCTPCREGTGWMWRIMMRLVEGNAEVSEIDRLLEITKQVEGHTICALGDAAAWPIQGLIRHFRPMIEERIKAAS; from the coding sequence ATGTTAAAAGAAGAAGATCGTATTTTTACTAATTTACACGGGTTGAAAGGCCTCGGTATTTCTGTTGCTAAAGAAAGAGGAGATTGGAGTGAAACAGCGAAAGTCTTATCAAAAGGGCGTGAGTGGATTGTTGAACAAGTTAAAGCCTCTGGCCTTAGGGGAAGAGGCGGTGCCGGCTTTTCCACTGGAATGAAATGGTCATTTATGCCTAAAGATTCAGCTAAGCCTCATTATCTGGTTGTTAATGCTGATGAGAGTGAGCCCGGAGCTTGTAAAGATCGAGAAATTCTTCGTCATGAGCCGCATAAATTGTTAGAAGGATGTGTTATTGGTAGCTTTGCTATTGGAGCTAATGATTGTTATATTTATGTTCGAGGCGAGTTTTATCATGAAGCTAAAGCTCTACAAAAAGCAATTGATGAAGCCTATGCGGATGGTAAGATAGGTAAAAATGCTTGTGGTTCTGGTTATGATGTTGATGTTTATCTCCATCGTGGTGCTGGAGCTTATATCTGTGGAGAAGAAACAGCTCTACTTGAAAGCTTAGAGGGCAAAAAAGGTATGCCAAGAATAAAACCTCCATTTCCTGCTGGTGTTGGACTTTATGGTTGTCCGACGACTATTAATAATGTTGAATCTATTGCAGTGATCCCCACTATATTAAGACGTGGTGCCTCATGGTTTGCAACCCTAGGTAAACCTAATAACACAGGTACCAAAATTTTTTCAATTTCAGGTCATGTAAATAAACCATGCAATGTGGAAGAAGAGATGTCTATCCCACTTAAAGAATTGATAGAAAAACATGCTGGTGGAGTTATTGGTGGCTGGGATAATTTATTGGCAGTGATTCCAGGTGGAGCTTCTGTTCCTATGATCCCAAAAGAAATATGCGATACTGTTTTAATGGATTTTGATAGTTTAAGAGCAGTTCAATCTGGTCTTGGAACAGCTTCAGTAATTGTGATGAATAAATCGACAGATTTAATTTATGCCATTGCCAGATTAAGCAAATTCTACATGCATGAATCATGCGGTCAATGCACTCCATGTAGAGAAGGAACTGGCTGGATGTGGAGAATTATGATGCGTTTAGTTGAAGGAAATGCTGAAGTCAGTGAGATTGATCGTCTTCTTGAAATTACCAAACAAGTTGAAGGACACACTATCTGCGCTTTAGGTGATGCCGCAGCTTGGCCAATTCAAGGTCTTATCCGCCATTTCCGTCCAATGATTGAAGAAAGAATCAAAGCTGCATCTTAG
- a CDS encoding lipase family protein has translation MPETNIDTKFSLEEVQTAALFSELAYHEQDSKEFQEVFKEAEKYGGIEKVVSFRKDNNKELAGHVIRTADKQLITAYRGTDNIDEVISDLDVPHKAIHFKNGFTGYAHGGFLSEFYSSNENRKKAQKEASGGQECSKKSVGHSLGGALATISKCIDTEENPSIESKTLTFGAPLCFSHETADYLLKNTKIFDHTLNIQQKYDPVPLALKPLDYISVGHVVTLPTEHLNSHGLQAGYDHNYYESSIQQGLKNLKPVTSVPEYSAAGYTAAVTTNAATLALALKKRNMKTAMSLAFPVIAAVRGVFIDSTKTHLAPKKPTSKITHHH, from the coding sequence ATGCCAGAAACAAATATTGATACTAAGTTCTCTTTGGAAGAAGTGCAAACAGCAGCATTATTCTCTGAATTAGCATATCACGAGCAAGACTCTAAAGAGTTTCAAGAAGTTTTTAAAGAAGCTGAAAAATATGGTGGCATTGAAAAAGTAGTATCTTTTCGTAAAGACAATAATAAAGAACTTGCCGGTCATGTTATAAGAACCGCTGACAAACAATTGATAACTGCTTATCGCGGAACAGATAACATAGATGAAGTGATCAGTGACTTGGACGTCCCTCATAAAGCTATACATTTTAAAAATGGATTCACAGGCTATGCACATGGAGGTTTTCTAAGTGAGTTCTATAGCTCTAACGAAAACAGAAAAAAGGCCCAGAAAGAAGCCTCAGGTGGACAAGAATGTAGTAAAAAATCTGTTGGACATAGTTTAGGAGGTGCATTAGCAACCATTTCTAAATGTATCGACACAGAAGAAAACCCATCAATAGAATCTAAAACTCTCACCTTCGGAGCGCCTTTATGCTTTTCTCACGAAACGGCCGATTACCTTTTAAAAAACACTAAAATATTTGACCATACTCTAAATATTCAACAAAAATATGATCCTGTTCCTCTAGCCTTAAAACCTTTGGATTATATTTCTGTGGGCCATGTTGTTACATTGCCAACTGAACACCTAAACTCACATGGATTGCAAGCAGGATATGACCACAACTATTATGAATCATCTATTCAACAAGGACTAAAGAACCTAAAACCTGTTACTTCCGTACCTGAATATAGCGCTGCAGGATATACAGCTGCCGTTACAACTAATGCAGCCACTCTTGCACTAGCATTAAAAAAAAGAAATATGAAAACAGCCATGTCTTTAGCATTTCCTGTAATTGCCGCAGTAAGGGGAGTTTTTATAGACTCAACTAAAACTCATTTAGCTCCAAAGAAACCCACCTCTAAAATAACTCATCACCACTAA
- a CDS encoding amino acid ABC transporter ATP-binding protein — translation MLELKNISKKFADHLVLDDISFNVKPGEVVALIGPSGGGKSTILRSINFLEEIDQGEILFNGISLVKNNINEYRPKIGMVFQHFNLFPHMSVLDNMIFAPQKVLKLSKKDAIQTAMNLLKKVGLKDKAHQFPDALSGGQKQRVAIARSLCMNPEILLLDEPTSALDPEMVQDVLSIIKSFVHTGITIIMATHEMNFAKNFADKIIFLSDGKVMEEAAPAKFFKSPKTKRAKIFLEKILQ, via the coding sequence ATCTTAGAATTAAAGAATATAAGTAAAAAATTTGCTGATCATTTAGTGTTGGATGATATAAGTTTTAATGTTAAGCCAGGTGAAGTGGTGGCTTTGATTGGCCCATCTGGTGGTGGGAAGTCAACCATTCTTAGATCAATAAATTTTTTAGAAGAGATTGATCAAGGAGAGATTTTATTTAATGGAATTTCTTTAGTTAAAAATAATATAAATGAATATAGACCAAAAATTGGGATGGTGTTCCAGCATTTTAATTTATTTCCTCATATGTCTGTATTAGATAATATGATATTTGCACCTCAGAAAGTTTTAAAACTTTCAAAAAAGGACGCAATACAAACAGCAATGAATTTGCTAAAAAAAGTTGGTTTAAAAGATAAGGCTCATCAATTCCCTGATGCTTTGTCTGGAGGGCAAAAACAACGGGTGGCAATTGCTAGAAGTTTATGTATGAATCCAGAAATTTTGCTCCTTGATGAACCAACTTCAGCTTTAGATCCTGAAATGGTGCAAGACGTATTATCAATAATTAAGTCCTTTGTTCATACAGGGATCACCATTATTATGGCAACTCATGAAATGAATTTTGCTAAAAACTTTGCTGATAAGATTATATTTTTATCAGATGGAAAGGTGATGGAAGAAGCAGCTCCTGCTAAGTTTTTTAAATCTCCAAAAACAAAAAGAGCAAAAATATTTTTAGAGAAAATATTGCAGTAG
- a CDS encoding amino acid ABC transporter permease: MAYIPVGIGVTLQYALISVFFGLVIGTILSLFRISSNKLLKTFAICYLSVFRGTPLLLQLSIMYFAMPSLLGIEISAFAAGIIAFSMNSGAYVSENIRAGIESVDRGQFEAAKSLGMPYRLMMQHIIMPQAIRNILPSLVNEAINMVKESSIISVIGVADIMRRANVVSAEQYSYLEPLTVAAICYYILVTLLSLAGKLLEKRLKKQ; encoded by the coding sequence TTGGCTTATATTCCTGTTGGAATAGGGGTCACCCTTCAATATGCTTTAATTTCAGTATTCTTCGGCTTGGTGATTGGAACTATTTTATCTTTGTTTAGAATTAGTTCAAACAAACTTCTAAAAACCTTTGCAATTTGTTATCTCTCTGTTTTTAGAGGAACGCCATTATTGCTTCAATTATCTATTATGTATTTTGCAATGCCTTCTTTGCTTGGTATTGAAATTTCAGCTTTTGCTGCAGGAATTATAGCTTTTTCTATGAATTCAGGTGCTTATGTTTCTGAAAATATTAGAGCTGGGATTGAATCAGTTGATAGAGGGCAATTTGAGGCTGCTAAGTCTTTAGGTATGCCTTATAGATTAATGATGCAACATATCATTATGCCTCAAGCAATTAGAAATATTTTGCCGTCATTAGTGAATGAAGCGATTAATATGGTGAAGGAATCTTCAATTATTTCAGTAATTGGAGTTGCAGATATTATGCGGAGAGCAAATGTTGTTTCAGCAGAACAATATAGTTATTTAGAACCTTTAACGGTGGCTGCTATTTGCTATTATATTTTAGTAACTCTTTTAAGTTTAGCTGGAAAACTATTAGAAAAAAGGTTGAAGAAACAATGA